A genomic region of Capra hircus breed San Clemente chromosome 19, ASM170441v1, whole genome shotgun sequence contains the following coding sequences:
- the TBKBP1 gene encoding TANK-binding kinase 1-binding protein 1 isoform X2 codes for MESMFEDDISILTQEALGPSEVWLDAPGDPSLGEDMCSASHFALITAYGDIKERLGGLERENATLRRRLKVYEIKYPLISDFGEEHGFSLYEIKDGSLLEVEKVSLQQRLNQFQHELQKNKEQEEQLGEMIQAYEKLCVEKSDLETELGEMRALVETHLRQICGLEQQLRQQQGLRDVDFPSLSPPPAPAPPCADLDLHYLALRGGSSLNHAGWPGATPSMSELERRRLEEALEAAQGEARGAQLREEQLQAECERLQGELKQLQETRAQDLASNQSERDMAWVKRVGDDQVNLALAYTELTEELGRLRELSSLQGRILRTLLQEQARSGGQRHSPLSQRHSPAPQCPSHSPPARAAPPCPPCQSPVPQRRSPGPPCPSPQQRRSPASPSCPSPVPQRRSPVPPPCQSPSPQRRSPGPPTCPAPQPRPPPPPPPGERTLAERAYAKPPSHHVKAGFQGRRSYSEMAEGAGYAGASPPWLQAEAATLPKPRAYGGELYGPGRPLSPRRAFEGIRLRFEKQPSEEEEWAVPASPPSPETGAIRCASFCAGFPVPESPAATAYAHAEHAQSWPSINLLMETVGSDIRSCPLCQLGFPVGYPDDALIKHIDSHLENSKI; via the exons ATGGAGTCCATGTTTGAGGATGACATCAGCATCCTGACCCAGGAGGCCCTGGGGCCCAGTGAGGTGTGGCTGGATGCCCCTGGAGACCCCTCGCTGGGGGAGGACATGTGCTCTGCCTCCCACTTTGCCCTGATCACAGCCTACGGAGACATCAAGGAGAGGCTGGGGGGCCTGGAGAGGGAGAATGCCACCCTCCGCCGCCGCCTCAAAGTCTACGAGATCAAG TACCCACTGATCAGTGACTTTGGGGAGGAGCACGGTTTCTCTCTGTATGAAATCAAGGATGGTTCCCTGCTGGAGGTGGAGAAAGTCAGCCTGCAGCAACGGCTCAACCAGTTCCAGCATGAG TTGCAGAAAAACAAGGAGCAGGAAGAACAGCTTGGGGAGATGATCCAGGCTTACGAGAAGCTCTGCGTAGAGAAGAGTGACCTGGAGACGGAGCTGGGGGAGATG CGGGCCCTGGTGGAGACTCACCTGCGGCAGATCTGTGGTTTGGAGCAGCAGCTGCGGCAGCAGCAAGGCCTCCGGGATGTAGACTTCCCCAGCCTGAGCCCCCCGCCCGCCCCTGCCCCGCCCTGTGCTGATCTGGACCTTCACTACTTGGCACTGAGAGGGGGATCCAGCTTGAATCATG CAGGCTGGCCAGGCGCCACGCCGAGTATGAGTGAGCTGGAGCGGCGGCGGCTGGAAGAGGCTCTGGAGGCTGCCCAGGGAGAGGCCCGAGGGGCTCAGCTTCGGGAGGAGCAGCTCCAGGCCGAGTGTGAGCGGCTGCAGGGGGAGCTGAAGCagctgcaggagacccgggcccAG GATCTAGCCTCCAACCAGTCGGAGCGGGACATGGCGTGGGTGAAAAGAGTTGGGGATGATCA GGTAAATTTGGCACTGGCTTACACGGAGCTGACCGAGGAGCTGGGCCGGCTTAGGGAGCTGAGTTCGCTGCAGGGGAGGATCCTGAGGACGCTGTTGCAGGAGCAGGCCCGGAGTGGCG GCCAGAGGCACTCGCCGCTGTCGCAGCGCCACTCCCCGGCCCCCCAGTGCCCCTCGCACTCCCCGCCGGCCCGCGCGGCGCCCCCGTGTCCCCCTTGCCAGTCCCCTGTCCCCCAGCGCCGCTCCCCTGGGCCCCCCTGCCCCTCGCCCCAGCAGCGCCGCTCTCCGGCCTCGCCCTCCTGTCCGTCGCCCGTCCCGCAGCGCCGCTCGCCGGTGCCGCCGCCGTGTCAGTCCCCCAGCCCGCAGCGCCGCTCCCCAGGGCCCCCCACCTGCCCGGCCCCGCAGCCCCGGCctccgccgcccccgccgcccgggGAGAGGACGCTGGCCGAGCGAGCCTACGCCAAGCCGCCCAGCCACCACGTGAAGGCCGGCTTCCAGGGCCGGCGCAGCTACTCCGAGATGGCGGAGGGCGCGGGCTACGCGGGCGCCTCCCCGCCCTGGCTGCAAGCCGAGGCGGCCACGCTGCCCAAGCCGCGGGCCTACGGCGGCGAGCTCTACGGTCCCGGCCGGCCCCTCAGTCCGCGGCGCGCCTTCGAGGGCATCCGCCTGCGCTTCGAGAAGCAGCCGTCGGAGGAGGAGGAGTGGGCCGTGCCCGCCAGTCCGCCCAGCCCGGAGACCGGCGCCATCCGCTGCGCCTCGTTCTGCGCGGGCTTCCCGGTCCCCGAGTCGCCCGCCGCCACCGCCTACGCCCACGCCGAGCACGCGCAGTCCTGGCCGTCCATTAAC CTGCTGATGGAGACAGTGGGCTCTGATATCCGCAGCTGCCCCCTCTGCCAGCTGGGTTTCCCAGTCGGGTACCCAGATGATGCCCTCATCAAACACATTGACTCCCATCTGGAGAACAGCAAGATCTAG
- the TBKBP1 gene encoding TANK-binding kinase 1-binding protein 1 isoform X1: MESMFEDDISILTQEALGPSEVWLDAPGDPSLGEDMCSASHFALITAYGDIKERLGGLERENATLRRRLKVYEIKYPLISDFGEEHGFSLYEIKDGSLLEVEKVSLQQRLNQFQHELQKNKEQEEQLGEMIQAYEKLCVEKSDLETELGEMRALVETHLRQICGLEQQLRQQQGLRDVDFPSLSPPPAPAPPCADLDLHYLALRGGSSLNHGWPGATPSMSELERRRLEEALEAAQGEARGAQLREEQLQAECERLQGELKQLQETRAQDLASNQSERDMAWVKRVGDDQVNLALAYTELTEELGRLRELSSLQGRILRTLLQEQARSGGQRHSPLSQRHSPAPQCPSHSPPARAAPPCPPCQSPVPQRRSPGPPCPSPQQRRSPASPSCPSPVPQRRSPVPPPCQSPSPQRRSPGPPTCPAPQPRPPPPPPPGERTLAERAYAKPPSHHVKAGFQGRRSYSEMAEGAGYAGASPPWLQAEAATLPKPRAYGGELYGPGRPLSPRRAFEGIRLRFEKQPSEEEEWAVPASPPSPETGAIRCASFCAGFPVPESPAATAYAHAEHAQSWPSINLLMETVGSDIRSCPLCQLGFPVGYPDDALIKHIDSHLENSKI; the protein is encoded by the exons ATGGAGTCCATGTTTGAGGATGACATCAGCATCCTGACCCAGGAGGCCCTGGGGCCCAGTGAGGTGTGGCTGGATGCCCCTGGAGACCCCTCGCTGGGGGAGGACATGTGCTCTGCCTCCCACTTTGCCCTGATCACAGCCTACGGAGACATCAAGGAGAGGCTGGGGGGCCTGGAGAGGGAGAATGCCACCCTCCGCCGCCGCCTCAAAGTCTACGAGATCAAG TACCCACTGATCAGTGACTTTGGGGAGGAGCACGGTTTCTCTCTGTATGAAATCAAGGATGGTTCCCTGCTGGAGGTGGAGAAAGTCAGCCTGCAGCAACGGCTCAACCAGTTCCAGCATGAG TTGCAGAAAAACAAGGAGCAGGAAGAACAGCTTGGGGAGATGATCCAGGCTTACGAGAAGCTCTGCGTAGAGAAGAGTGACCTGGAGACGGAGCTGGGGGAGATG CGGGCCCTGGTGGAGACTCACCTGCGGCAGATCTGTGGTTTGGAGCAGCAGCTGCGGCAGCAGCAAGGCCTCCGGGATGTAGACTTCCCCAGCCTGAGCCCCCCGCCCGCCCCTGCCCCGCCCTGTGCTGATCTGGACCTTCACTACTTGGCACTGAGAGGGGGATCCAGCTTGAATCATG GCTGGCCAGGCGCCACGCCGAGTATGAGTGAGCTGGAGCGGCGGCGGCTGGAAGAGGCTCTGGAGGCTGCCCAGGGAGAGGCCCGAGGGGCTCAGCTTCGGGAGGAGCAGCTCCAGGCCGAGTGTGAGCGGCTGCAGGGGGAGCTGAAGCagctgcaggagacccgggcccAG GATCTAGCCTCCAACCAGTCGGAGCGGGACATGGCGTGGGTGAAAAGAGTTGGGGATGATCA GGTAAATTTGGCACTGGCTTACACGGAGCTGACCGAGGAGCTGGGCCGGCTTAGGGAGCTGAGTTCGCTGCAGGGGAGGATCCTGAGGACGCTGTTGCAGGAGCAGGCCCGGAGTGGCG GCCAGAGGCACTCGCCGCTGTCGCAGCGCCACTCCCCGGCCCCCCAGTGCCCCTCGCACTCCCCGCCGGCCCGCGCGGCGCCCCCGTGTCCCCCTTGCCAGTCCCCTGTCCCCCAGCGCCGCTCCCCTGGGCCCCCCTGCCCCTCGCCCCAGCAGCGCCGCTCTCCGGCCTCGCCCTCCTGTCCGTCGCCCGTCCCGCAGCGCCGCTCGCCGGTGCCGCCGCCGTGTCAGTCCCCCAGCCCGCAGCGCCGCTCCCCAGGGCCCCCCACCTGCCCGGCCCCGCAGCCCCGGCctccgccgcccccgccgcccgggGAGAGGACGCTGGCCGAGCGAGCCTACGCCAAGCCGCCCAGCCACCACGTGAAGGCCGGCTTCCAGGGCCGGCGCAGCTACTCCGAGATGGCGGAGGGCGCGGGCTACGCGGGCGCCTCCCCGCCCTGGCTGCAAGCCGAGGCGGCCACGCTGCCCAAGCCGCGGGCCTACGGCGGCGAGCTCTACGGTCCCGGCCGGCCCCTCAGTCCGCGGCGCGCCTTCGAGGGCATCCGCCTGCGCTTCGAGAAGCAGCCGTCGGAGGAGGAGGAGTGGGCCGTGCCCGCCAGTCCGCCCAGCCCGGAGACCGGCGCCATCCGCTGCGCCTCGTTCTGCGCGGGCTTCCCGGTCCCCGAGTCGCCCGCCGCCACCGCCTACGCCCACGCCGAGCACGCGCAGTCCTGGCCGTCCATTAAC CTGCTGATGGAGACAGTGGGCTCTGATATCCGCAGCTGCCCCCTCTGCCAGCTGGGTTTCCCAGTCGGGTACCCAGATGATGCCCTCATCAAACACATTGACTCCCATCTGGAGAACAGCAAGATCTAG